The uncultured Hyphomonas sp. genome includes a region encoding these proteins:
- a CDS encoding phosphotransferase family protein: MDEPVDLETLAGWMDSQGLGNGPIEQAERLAGGTQNILLKFRRAGRTYVLRRPPPVLRANSNETMRREARVLAALRDTDVPHPGLIAACEDETVLGAAFYLMEPIDGFNATQGLPAPFASSPDLRHQMGLSLVDGIAALGAVDYVAVGLTGLGKPENYLERQVSRWKAQLESYAEIPEWDGRKDLPGINRIGDWLDENRPSGFRAGIIHGDYHLANVMFRFDTPKLAAIVDWELTTIGDPLLDLGWLLATWPDETDRSDAGTVAVQPWEGFPTAEELVARYASQSDRDVSGIHWYGVLACYKLGIILEGTYARACAGKAPKETGDDLHRRTIWLLERALRWIS, from the coding sequence TTGGACGAGCCGGTAGACTTGGAGACACTGGCAGGATGGATGGACAGCCAAGGGCTGGGGAATGGCCCGATTGAGCAGGCCGAGCGCCTGGCCGGAGGCACCCAGAACATCCTTTTGAAGTTCCGACGCGCCGGACGGACTTATGTCCTGCGCCGTCCGCCCCCTGTTTTACGTGCCAATTCCAACGAGACGATGCGCCGGGAAGCACGCGTCCTGGCGGCCCTGCGCGATACGGACGTGCCACATCCGGGCCTGATTGCGGCATGTGAGGACGAAACGGTCCTCGGCGCAGCCTTCTATCTGATGGAGCCCATCGACGGGTTCAATGCCACACAAGGCTTGCCGGCCCCCTTCGCGAGTTCACCGGACCTGCGTCATCAAATGGGCCTTTCGCTCGTCGACGGGATCGCAGCGCTCGGCGCGGTCGATTATGTCGCTGTCGGGCTCACCGGCCTTGGCAAACCCGAGAACTACCTGGAACGTCAGGTCAGCCGCTGGAAGGCACAGCTCGAAAGCTATGCCGAAATCCCGGAATGGGATGGCCGCAAGGATTTGCCCGGCATCAATCGCATTGGCGACTGGCTGGACGAAAACCGTCCCTCGGGTTTCCGAGCGGGCATCATCCATGGCGACTATCATCTCGCCAATGTCATGTTCCGGTTCGATACGCCGAAACTGGCTGCCATCGTCGACTGGGAACTGACAACCATCGGCGATCCGCTGCTGGATCTTGGCTGGCTGTTGGCCACCTGGCCTGATGAAACCGACCGGTCCGACGCCGGAACAGTCGCCGTGCAGCCCTGGGAAGGCTTCCCCACGGCGGAGGAACTGGTCGCACGCTATGCGTCCCAGTCAGACCGGGACGTTTCCGGCATTCACTGGTACGGCGTCCTCGCCTGCTACAAGCTGGGCATCATCCTGGAGGGCACCTATGCGCGTGCCTGCGCCGGCAAGGCGCCGAAGGAGACCGGCGACGATCTTCACAGACGAACCATATGGCTGCTCGAACGCGCGCTGCGCTGGATCAGCTGA
- the cobS gene encoding adenosylcobinamide-GDP ribazoletransferase has translation MNNELAKLLLAIQFLTRLPVPGIFRYTETRMAGSTAYYPLVGILIGSLIAAVFWISTLIFPHTVSVILAIIAGLLVTGAFHEDGLADTFDGIGGGMTVEKSLEIMKDSRLGTYGAAALGLALALKATALVSLPATVLLIAFPAAHGLSRLSSVITIATSKYVRGEGKSKPVATGASPATLAIACLTGAAIGLALFGLLPLAPFLGGIAGLCTGHILMRCFFEFKLKGYTGDTLGAVQQASEIGFYLGVLACP, from the coding sequence ATGAACAATGAACTGGCCAAACTTCTGCTGGCAATTCAATTCCTGACGCGCCTACCCGTGCCAGGTATCTTCCGTTACACAGAAACTCGCATGGCCGGTTCAACAGCCTATTATCCTCTCGTCGGGATTCTGATCGGCAGCCTCATCGCCGCAGTGTTCTGGATATCGACGCTTATTTTCCCCCACACAGTCAGCGTGATACTCGCAATCATCGCCGGGTTGCTGGTTACTGGCGCTTTCCATGAAGATGGTCTGGCAGACACATTCGACGGTATCGGCGGTGGAATGACCGTCGAAAAGTCTCTCGAAATTATGAAGGACAGCCGGTTGGGCACCTATGGTGCAGCCGCATTGGGGCTCGCGCTTGCACTAAAGGCAACCGCGCTTGTGTCTCTACCCGCCACTGTGCTTTTGATTGCATTTCCAGCAGCACACGGACTTTCCCGATTGTCCAGCGTCATTACGATTGCAACGAGCAAGTATGTTCGTGGCGAAGGCAAAAGCAAACCAGTCGCGACGGGTGCCTCACCCGCAACACTTGCGATCGCCTGCCTGACAGGCGCCGCGATCGGTCTCGCCTTGTTTGGTTTACTGCCACTCGCCCCTTTTCTGGGTGGCATCGCAGGGCTCTGCACTGGTCATATCCTGATGCGGTGCTTCTTCGAATTCAAGCTGAAGGGGTACACCGGCGACACGCTCGGCGCGGTCCAACAGGCCAGCGAAATCGGCTTCTATCTTGGTGTACTGGCATGCCCGTAA
- a CDS encoding LysR family transcriptional regulator, which translates to MQWDDLHTFLEIARQGSLSGAARALKLTQPTVGRRLAAMEETLGAKLLQRTPDGFVLTPIGESVLANAERMEQEALAAERLIFGGDIKMEGDVRVTTVDTLASQFVTPTLIALQKDHPNINVELAPATQALSLARREADIAIRMAPFTGNQIVARKIGAIALNFFASTDYLSGADMDAPQLITVMEDQAHLPEALWMEKQFPNGKIKMRSNSREVFFWAAISGGGVALLPRFRGDEDDRLVRVLPELPDLKRDIWLGVHSDMRQTPRIRATMDALIATFEENAYLLAPDG; encoded by the coding sequence ATGCAATGGGATGATCTCCACACTTTTCTGGAAATAGCGCGACAGGGCAGCCTGTCCGGTGCCGCGCGTGCGCTCAAGCTGACACAGCCGACCGTGGGGCGGCGTCTGGCCGCCATGGAGGAGACGCTTGGCGCGAAGCTCCTTCAGCGGACGCCCGATGGTTTCGTCCTTACGCCCATCGGTGAGAGCGTTCTGGCGAATGCCGAGCGGATGGAGCAGGAAGCGCTTGCGGCCGAGCGATTGATCTTCGGCGGCGACATCAAAATGGAAGGGGATGTCCGCGTCACAACAGTGGACACGCTGGCTTCACAGTTCGTGACGCCGACATTGATTGCCCTGCAAAAGGACCATCCGAACATCAATGTCGAACTGGCCCCGGCGACGCAGGCGCTAAGTCTCGCCCGGCGGGAAGCAGATATCGCGATCAGAATGGCGCCTTTCACCGGGAACCAGATTGTCGCGCGCAAAATCGGGGCAATCGCGCTGAATTTCTTCGCCAGTACAGATTATCTGAGCGGCGCGGACATGGATGCGCCCCAGCTGATCACCGTCATGGAAGATCAGGCGCATCTGCCGGAAGCACTCTGGATGGAGAAGCAGTTTCCGAATGGAAAGATCAAGATGCGATCCAACAGCCGTGAAGTCTTCTTCTGGGCCGCCATCTCCGGGGGCGGGGTGGCCCTGTTACCGCGGTTCCGTGGAGACGAAGACGACCGGCTGGTCCGCGTATTGCCGGAACTGCCTGATCTGAAGCGGGACATCTGGCTCGGTGTGCATTCGGATATGCGGCAAACCCCACGCATTCGCGCGACGATGGACGCTCTCATCGCGACGTTTGAGGAGAATGCGTACCTGTTGGCCCCCGACGGTTAG
- the cobC gene encoding alpha-ribazole phosphatase family protein: protein MPVTLLRHTTPAIAAGVCYGISDLDVADTFKDEAQLALENLPPIDRVVSSPLLRCQRLANHIAAARQLPVSTDPRLREMDFGTWERRAWIDIPRAELDLWATDFLHARPHGGESVAMLTARTREAIADFEDAQDHALIVTHAGVIKAALAVGDTAAAYAATISFGGFVTLIPPIERNQA, encoded by the coding sequence ATGCCCGTAACGCTGCTGCGTCATACCACGCCGGCCATCGCCGCTGGCGTCTGCTATGGCATCAGCGATCTTGATGTTGCCGACACCTTTAAGGATGAAGCTCAGCTGGCGCTGGAAAATTTGCCGCCTATTGACCGCGTTGTTTCCAGTCCTCTTCTTCGCTGCCAGCGCCTCGCCAATCATATTGCGGCGGCACGACAACTTCCGGTCTCGACCGACCCGCGGTTGCGTGAAATGGACTTCGGCACCTGGGAACGCAGGGCCTGGATCGACATTCCGCGGGCCGAGCTTGACCTTTGGGCAACAGACTTTCTCCACGCCCGCCCACATGGTGGAGAAAGCGTCGCGATGCTCACAGCGCGAACACGGGAAGCCATTGCTGATTTCGAAGACGCGCAAGATCACGCCTTGATTGTCACGCACGCAGGCGTCATCAAGGCTGCTCTGGCAGTTGGCGACACCGCTGCCGCCTATGCCGCAACAATCAGTTTTGGCGGCTTTGTCACCCTGATCCCACCTATTGAGAGAAACCAGGCATGA
- a CDS encoding NAD(P)H-dependent oxidoreductase, with protein MSSTKKVAVIVGSLRAESKTRALAKAIIAEAPAGLEFEFAEIGDLALYNEDLETDTPPAPWTRFRNQIGDVDAVLFVTPEYNRSVPAALKNAIDVGSRPYGKAVFSGKPAAVVTASPGGVGGFGANHHLRQSLVFLDMPVLQQPEAYIGGLWEMFDDEGNVKSEGTRKFLGSIATAFAALIAKNA; from the coding sequence ATGTCTTCGACAAAGAAAGTGGCAGTCATTGTTGGCAGTCTTCGCGCAGAATCCAAAACCCGTGCGCTGGCAAAGGCGATCATCGCTGAAGCGCCGGCTGGCCTGGAATTCGAGTTCGCCGAAATTGGCGATCTCGCCCTCTACAACGAGGATCTGGAGACAGACACGCCGCCTGCGCCCTGGACACGTTTCCGCAATCAGATCGGCGACGTTGACGCGGTGCTCTTCGTAACCCCGGAATACAACCGCTCCGTGCCGGCCGCCCTGAAGAATGCGATCGATGTCGGCTCACGCCCATATGGCAAGGCAGTGTTTTCCGGCAAACCCGCTGCAGTCGTGACAGCCTCCCCGGGCGGCGTCGGCGGCTTCGGCGCCAACCACCACCTGCGCCAGTCCCTCGTGTTTCTCGACATGCCGGTCCTGCAACAGCCGGAAGCCTATATCGGCGGCCTGTGGGAAATGTTTGACGACGAAGGCAACGTGAAATCAGAAGGCACACGCAAGTTCCTGGGCTCGATCGCCACAGCTTTTGCGGCTCTGATTGCGAAAAACGCCTAG
- a CDS encoding helix-turn-helix domain-containing protein: MVRLQEKNESDAVDALKRAALKLFAGRGVDGVTVREIAAAAGQKNHGAVGYHFGSKAELIRQIVVDGAKLIDERRNQALDELAENGRPPELEDVIRVLVFPSIDLAPPGEEECYNRFVVLFAMAHRDLFMSALEDRWNTGYQRCIALLRGWMKHLPKRDQTERIVFIEAYLGGVLSARETRLADSTRAHSTWSTSRVLDHFVQTIAAIVRAPGLG; this comes from the coding sequence ATGGTCCGGCTGCAGGAAAAAAACGAGAGCGACGCCGTCGATGCGCTGAAGCGCGCGGCGTTGAAGCTGTTTGCGGGGCGGGGCGTGGACGGCGTCACCGTCCGTGAAATTGCCGCTGCAGCCGGACAAAAAAATCACGGCGCGGTCGGCTACCATTTCGGTTCAAAAGCGGAGTTGATCCGTCAGATCGTCGTCGATGGCGCCAAGCTGATCGACGAGCGGCGCAACCAGGCGCTGGACGAACTCGCAGAAAACGGCCGTCCGCCCGAGCTGGAAGACGTGATCCGGGTGCTTGTGTTCCCATCCATCGATCTGGCGCCTCCCGGCGAGGAGGAGTGCTACAACCGGTTTGTCGTCCTGTTCGCCATGGCGCACAGGGATCTGTTCATGAGCGCGCTCGAGGATCGCTGGAACACCGGATACCAGCGGTGCATCGCATTGCTTCGGGGCTGGATGAAGCATCTTCCCAAGCGCGACCAGACCGAGCGGATCGTGTTTATCGAAGCGTACCTCGGCGGTGTCCTGTCGGCACGGGAAACGCGTCTGGCTGACTCAACACGCGCGCACTCGACCTGGTCGACGTCCCGCGTGCTGGATCATTTCGTTCAGACCATCGCCGCAATTGTGAGAGCGCCTGGTCTGGGGTGA
- a CDS encoding alcohol dehydrogenase family protein, whose amino-acid sequence MKALVYRGPKDIGFESMPDPVIEDDRDAIIKVDKCSICGSDLHIYHGETFSEDVGYCVGHEAVGEVVEIGRSVRQLKVGDKVMISAAVGCGQCRSCLAGNVVNCETNSGRCYGLSSALQGCQAEGVRVPAADFNAALIPEGVTAEQALMLTDALATAWFGARNADIANGATVAVVGLGPIGLMAAEGALAMGAARVFGIDLVEERRAMGRAIGLETPDPAEAREYIREVTHGRMCDSVIEAVGHSATIRAALGLAGRRGTVSVIGVNQDRSMDFPMAKAFAMGLTFRIGTCSVPQEWPELVPLIQSGRIKPERYISHTLDLSEGAHAYDLFDRRAEGAMKMVLDI is encoded by the coding sequence ATGAAAGCACTCGTCTATCGCGGACCCAAAGATATTGGCTTTGAGTCCATGCCTGACCCGGTCATCGAAGATGATCGCGACGCGATCATCAAGGTCGATAAATGCTCCATCTGTGGCAGCGACCTGCATATCTATCACGGGGAAACTTTCTCTGAGGATGTCGGATACTGCGTCGGCCACGAGGCCGTTGGCGAAGTGGTCGAGATCGGCCGCTCCGTCCGCCAGCTGAAGGTTGGAGACAAGGTCATGATCTCGGCAGCGGTCGGATGCGGCCAGTGCCGCTCCTGCCTGGCTGGCAATGTCGTCAATTGCGAGACGAATTCCGGCCGCTGCTATGGCCTTTCCAGCGCGTTGCAGGGCTGTCAGGCCGAAGGCGTCCGCGTGCCCGCAGCTGACTTCAATGCCGCGCTCATTCCGGAAGGTGTCACGGCGGAGCAAGCGCTGATGCTGACAGACGCGCTGGCGACCGCCTGGTTCGGCGCCCGTAATGCCGATATCGCCAATGGCGCCACAGTTGCTGTGGTCGGGCTCGGCCCCATCGGCCTGATGGCCGCGGAAGGCGCCCTCGCCATGGGCGCCGCACGCGTGTTCGGGATCGACCTGGTCGAAGAGCGCCGCGCCATGGGGCGCGCCATCGGGCTGGAAACGCCGGACCCGGCCGAGGCCAGAGAATATATCCGTGAGGTCACTCATGGCCGTATGTGCGATAGTGTGATCGAGGCGGTGGGGCATTCCGCGACGATCCGTGCGGCGCTCGGGCTGGCCGGGCGCCGCGGAACGGTGTCAGTCATCGGGGTGAACCAGGACCGCTCCATGGACTTCCCGATGGCGAAGGCGTTCGCGATGGGGCTGACCTTCCGGATCGGAACGTGCTCCGTTCCGCAAGAGTGGCCGGAACTCGTGCCTCTGATCCAGTCCGGCCGGATCAAGCCAGAACGCTATATCAGCCACACGCTCGACCTGTCGGAAGGCGCGCACGCCTACGACTTGTTCGACCGCCGGGCTGAAGGCGCGATGAAAATGGTTCTGGATATCTGA
- the cobT gene encoding nicotinate-nucleotide--dimethylbenzimidazole phosphoribosyltransferase: protein MNSALPPFEIALQKAIDTKTKPVGALGRIEMLAARIARIQKTLSPVAQTCRLTIFAADHGIARAGVSAYPQEVTRQMVLNFLSGGAAANVFARSVGADIQIVDSGISGEPISNAALVSRRIGPGTENSLVGPAMTDEMAERAIGAGAELETMAPHHIACFGEMGIGNTSSASLVGAKLLGVPVDILVGRGTGLDDDGMAHKKALLCEAAERTTLQLDARTALAEYGGFEIAMMAGAMCGAADAGKIVIVDGYIASVAALCARALKAEAADNFVFAHRSAEAGHNRILEALGAAPLLDLNMRLGEGTGALLAVPLVRAAADMLRDMASFESAGVSTSE, encoded by the coding sequence ATGAACTCCGCTCTGCCCCCCTTCGAAATCGCCCTGCAAAAAGCAATCGATACCAAGACCAAGCCCGTCGGCGCGCTTGGCCGGATAGAAATGCTGGCGGCGAGGATCGCCAGAATTCAAAAGACATTGTCACCCGTTGCGCAGACCTGCCGCCTGACCATCTTTGCTGCCGACCACGGCATCGCACGCGCTGGTGTTTCTGCGTACCCGCAAGAAGTCACACGCCAGATGGTGCTGAACTTCCTGTCCGGCGGCGCGGCGGCGAACGTGTTCGCGCGGTCCGTCGGCGCGGACATACAGATTGTAGACAGCGGCATATCCGGCGAACCGATTTCGAATGCAGCGCTCGTCTCGCGGCGCATCGGACCGGGGACTGAAAATTCGCTGGTCGGCCCCGCGATGACAGATGAAATGGCCGAGCGTGCGATCGGCGCAGGCGCCGAACTTGAGACAATGGCCCCGCATCACATTGCCTGTTTCGGTGAGATGGGCATTGGCAACACATCGTCCGCAAGCCTCGTCGGTGCGAAACTGCTCGGGGTACCGGTCGATATCCTGGTGGGACGGGGAACCGGCCTTGATGATGACGGGATGGCGCACAAGAAAGCCCTGCTCTGCGAAGCGGCCGAGAGGACAACGCTCCAGCTGGACGCAAGAACGGCACTTGCAGAATATGGCGGGTTCGAAATCGCAATGATGGCCGGTGCCATGTGCGGCGCCGCAGACGCCGGCAAGATCGTCATAGTCGACGGCTATATCGCCAGCGTCGCAGCGCTTTGCGCACGCGCCCTGAAAGCGGAAGCCGCCGACAATTTCGTCTTCGCACACCGCTCTGCCGAAGCTGGGCACAACCGAATTCTTGAAGCCCTGGGTGCTGCCCCCTTGCTCGACCTGAACATGCGCCTTGGTGAAGGGACCGGCGCCCTGCTCGCCGTACCGCTCGTGCGGGCCGCGGCGGACATGCTGCGGGATATGGCGAGTTTCGAAAGCGCAGGCGTGAGCACCTCTGAATGA
- a CDS encoding YceI family protein produces the protein MFRKSVFAGAAIAALLATGAMTAMAQSAGSEQAEAVTIPAGTYVLDPAHGKITWSVSHLGFSTYTGQFSGVSATLDLDPAAPEASTLDAAIDVNSVGTLNAALDNHLKTPDFFDTANHPEASFTATSIELTDADSAVVAGDLTLRGVTRPVSFTADFNKAGVNPLDNKFSLGFDGYTTLQRSEFGVSYGVPMISDDVELHLEAEFKLVEPEYGAGQ, from the coding sequence ATGTTCCGTAAATCAGTTTTCGCCGGCGCCGCCATCGCAGCTCTTCTCGCAACGGGCGCCATGACGGCCATGGCCCAGAGCGCGGGCAGTGAACAGGCAGAAGCCGTGACCATTCCGGCCGGCACTTATGTGCTGGACCCGGCGCATGGCAAAATCACCTGGTCGGTCAGCCATCTGGGCTTTTCGACCTATACCGGCCAGTTCAGCGGCGTGTCTGCAACATTGGACCTGGATCCGGCTGCTCCGGAAGCCAGCACGCTTGATGCCGCGATCGACGTGAATTCCGTTGGAACACTGAATGCCGCGCTCGATAACCACCTCAAGACGCCCGACTTCTTCGATACGGCGAACCATCCGGAGGCAAGTTTCACGGCCACATCCATTGAGCTGACAGACGCTGACTCGGCCGTCGTTGCCGGCGATCTCACCCTGCGGGGCGTCACCCGCCCAGTCAGCTTCACGGCCGACTTCAACAAGGCCGGGGTTAATCCGCTCGACAACAAGTTCTCGCTGGGCTTCGATGGCTACACAACGCTCCAGCGTTCGGAGTTCGGTGTCAGCTATGGTGTGCCCATGATCAGCGATGATGTGGAACTGCATCTTGAAGCAGAATTCAAACTGGTCGAACCGGAATACGGAGCAGGTCAGTGA
- a CDS encoding acyl-CoA dehydrogenase family protein, whose product MLFEHSQKTKDLIARVEAFFDKYVYPTEEEYHAWDEDPANLWKRWPGIDKIKEHAKAEGLWNLFLPEEYGEYSAGLTNMEYAPLAEIMGRVPHSSEFFNCSAPDTGNMEVLAKYGSPAQKEKWLKPLLAGDIRSAYVMTEPQVASSDATNLELTILPDGDDYVINGRKWWISGAMNPNCKIWIVMGKTLLDNPRHQQHSQILVEPDTPGITIVRHLTVFGSKNSPGGECELRFENVRVPKENMILGEGRGFEIAQGRLGPGRIHHCMRSIGQAQRALEIMSRRVENRVAFGKKLADQSSIRQDIARSFCDIEMARLLTLKAADAMDRFGNKDAKDLIAAIKVVAPQMAQTVCDRAIQAHGGMGVSDDTPVARFFTLNRFLRIADGPDEVHMSQLGKLKIREYNAMPVR is encoded by the coding sequence ATGCTGTTTGAGCATAGCCAGAAAACCAAAGACCTGATCGCACGCGTTGAGGCCTTCTTCGACAAATATGTCTACCCGACCGAAGAGGAATACCATGCCTGGGATGAAGACCCGGCGAACCTCTGGAAACGTTGGCCGGGCATCGACAAGATCAAGGAACACGCAAAGGCCGAAGGCCTGTGGAACCTGTTCCTGCCGGAAGAATATGGCGAGTACAGTGCTGGCCTGACCAATATGGAATATGCGCCGCTGGCAGAGATCATGGGCCGCGTGCCGCATTCTTCCGAATTCTTCAACTGCTCGGCGCCCGACACAGGCAATATGGAAGTGCTGGCGAAGTATGGCTCGCCTGCACAGAAGGAAAAGTGGCTGAAGCCCCTGCTCGCCGGCGATATCCGCTCCGCTTACGTGATGACCGAGCCGCAGGTTGCGTCCTCCGATGCGACCAATCTGGAACTCACCATCCTTCCGGATGGCGACGACTATGTCATCAACGGCCGCAAGTGGTGGATCTCCGGGGCGATGAACCCGAACTGCAAGATCTGGATCGTCATGGGCAAGACACTGCTCGACAATCCGCGCCACCAACAGCATTCTCAGATCCTGGTTGAACCGGACACGCCCGGCATCACCATCGTGCGCCACCTGACCGTGTTCGGTTCAAAGAACTCACCGGGCGGCGAATGTGAACTGCGCTTCGAGAATGTCCGTGTTCCGAAGGAAAACATGATCCTCGGCGAAGGCCGCGGGTTTGAGATTGCGCAGGGCCGCCTCGGCCCGGGCCGTATCCATCACTGCATGCGCTCTATCGGACAGGCACAGCGCGCGCTGGAAATCATGTCCCGCCGCGTCGAGAATCGCGTCGCCTTCGGCAAGAAGCTCGCCGACCAGAGCTCCATCCGCCAGGACATCGCGCGCAGCTTCTGCGACATCGAGATGGCCCGCCTTCTCACGCTCAAGGCGGCTGACGCAATGGACCGCTTCGGCAACAAGGACGCCAAGGACCTGATCGCCGCCATCAAGGTGGTCGCACCGCAAATGGCCCAGACCGTTTGCGACCGCGCCATCCAGGCTCATGGCGGCATGGGCGTCAGCGACGACACGCCGGTTGCGCGCTTCTTCACGCTGAACCGCTTCCTGCGCATCGCCGACGGCCCGGACGAGGTTCACATGTCCCAGCTCGGCAAGCTGAAGATCCGCGAATATAACGCCATGCCGGTTCGCTGA
- the cobO gene encoding cob(I)yrinic acid a,c-diamide adenosyltransferase: MSSDQTHTEKMKALQAEQKKKTSEARDPGRGLVLVHTGNGKGKSSSAFGVIIRALGWGHKVGIVQFIKGKWITGERQFFTKFSDQIDWHTMGEGFTWDTQDRARDIAAAEAAFNRAREMMESGDYDLVVLDEINIALRYDYLDIQSVLEGLKARSSRTSVILTGRDAKQELCDYADLVSEMCEIKHPFKAGIKAQRGIDF, translated from the coding sequence ATGAGCTCAGATCAAACGCACACGGAAAAGATGAAAGCCTTGCAGGCAGAGCAGAAGAAAAAGACATCCGAGGCGCGGGATCCCGGCCGGGGTCTGGTGCTCGTTCACACAGGAAATGGCAAAGGCAAGTCAAGTTCAGCCTTTGGCGTGATCATTCGTGCGCTCGGCTGGGGACACAAGGTCGGCATCGTTCAGTTCATCAAGGGAAAGTGGATCACGGGCGAACGTCAGTTCTTCACGAAGTTCTCTGACCAGATCGACTGGCACACAATGGGAGAAGGTTTCACCTGGGACACCCAGGATCGTGCGCGGGATATCGCCGCGGCGGAAGCGGCCTTCAACCGCGCGCGTGAGATGATGGAAAGTGGCGATTATGATCTTGTTGTGCTCGATGAGATCAATATCGCCCTACGGTATGACTATCTCGATATTCAGTCTGTACTCGAGGGACTAAAAGCCCGGTCCAGTCGCACCAGCGTGATCCTGACAGGCCGCGACGCAAAACAAGAACTTTGCGACTACGCGGATCTGGTCAGCGAGATGTGCGAAATCAAGCATCCCTTCAAAGCCGGGATCAAAGCCCAACGCGGAATTGATTTCTAA